A DNA window from Candidatus Parvarchaeota archaeon contains the following coding sequences:
- a CDS encoding class I tRNA ligase family protein: MALVGTMLKLYNTLSGKKEAFVPKKPGKVLYYTCGPSVYNFAHIGNLRTFFWEDLLKRLLFLRGLKVVHAMPISDMEDKAIAAFNSQHATTDFEKFIMPKIRKFKQDMDRIGIGRPGHIVRFKKSIPWIITWARKLEKKGAVYEDGRGNLVFRISKAENFGRLAKLGKAGKQKKGVRLSDDYSAQGRYDFAIWKKAARSDGKLKWKSPWGQGRPGTHAYCSAIAYKFLGKSIDIHAGGVDNIFPHHENEIAQSEVIAGRGFVRYWFHVKHLTVNKKKMSKSIGNVYYLKDLEDRGLSPQDLRYYYLQKHYRQKQDFDFRAAKRNAERRLELVHRVKRCFEQMGNADMRNALSLGKARINRLLDDDLMVHLALKAFEKITEKIAGANGTDEKTRKEYVKLAGLLEAVTGLRFR, translated from the coding sequence ATGGCCCTGGTAGGGACAATGCTCAAGCTGTATAATACGCTTTCAGGCAAAAAAGAGGCATTTGTGCCGAAAAAACCAGGCAAGGTATTATACTATACATGCGGGCCGTCGGTTTACAATTTTGCCCACATAGGCAACCTGAGGACTTTTTTTTGGGAGGATTTGCTCAAAAGATTGCTTTTTTTGAGGGGCTTGAAAGTAGTTCACGCCATGCCTATTTCTGACATGGAGGACAAGGCGATTGCCGCGTTCAATTCGCAGCACGCAACAACCGATTTTGAGAAATTCATAATGCCAAAAATTCGAAAATTCAAGCAGGACATGGACAGAATTGGAATTGGAAGGCCAGGGCATATTGTCAGGTTCAAAAAATCAATTCCGTGGATTATAACATGGGCAAGAAAGCTTGAGAAAAAGGGAGCCGTCTATGAAGATGGCAGGGGAAACCTGGTTTTCAGGATTTCAAAGGCGGAAAATTTTGGCAGGCTTGCAAAGCTTGGCAAAGCCGGCAAACAAAAAAAAGGAGTCAGGCTCTCGGACGATTATTCTGCACAAGGCAGGTATGATTTTGCCATCTGGAAAAAGGCGGCAAGAAGTGATGGGAAGCTGAAATGGAAATCCCCCTGGGGGCAGGGAAGGCCAGGAACGCACGCATACTGCAGCGCAATAGCGTACAAGTTTCTTGGCAAGTCCATAGACATTCATGCAGGGGGAGTTGACAACATATTCCCGCACCATGAAAACGAGATTGCCCAGTCGGAAGTGATTGCCGGCAGGGGTTTTGTCAGGTACTGGTTCCATGTCAAGCACCTTACAGTCAACAAGAAAAAAATGTCAAAAAGCATTGGGAATGTCTACTATCTCAAAGACCTTGAGGACAGAGGATTAAGCCCGCAGGATTTGAGGTATTACTACCTTCAAAAGCACTACAGGCAAAAGCAGGATTTTGATTTTAGGGCCGCAAAAAGAAATGCGGAACGAAGACTGGAATTGGTGCATCGCGTAAAGAGATGTTTTGAACAGATGGGAAATGCCGACATGCGCAATGCCCTGAGCCTGGGAAAAGCCCGCATCAACAGGCTTTTGGACGACGACTTGATGGTTCACTTGGCCCTGAAGGCTTTTGAGAAAATTACGGAAAAAATCGCAGGTGCAAATGGCACTGATGAGAAGACACGGAAGGAGTATGTAAAACTTGCTGGGCTTTTAGAAGCTGTAACTGGGCTAAGATTCAGATGA